One uncultured Caproiciproducens sp. DNA segment encodes these proteins:
- a CDS encoding PTS sugar transporter subunit IIB, with translation MKILAVCGFGCGSSMILKMSLERVCKQMGINCEVEATDINSARGASCEAIFTSAELANELKSASTVPIYSVKKYMDLAEVKGVFEKFLSDRK, from the coding sequence GTGAAAATACTTGCTGTTTGCGGCTTTGGCTGCGGCTCATCCATGATTTTAAAGATGAGTCTGGAACGGGTTTGCAAACAAATGGGCATCAACTGCGAAGTGGAAGCAACCGACATTAACTCCGCGCGAGGAGCCTCATGCGAAGCGATCTTCACAAGCGCAGAACTGGCCAACGAACTAAAAAGCGCAAGCACCGTACCAATTTACAGTGTAAAAAAGTATATGGACTTGGCTGAGGTAAAAGGGGTATTTGAAAAATTTTTAAGCGACAGGAAATAA
- a CDS encoding PTS ascorbate transporter subunit IIC translates to MMDFITTNILRNPPVLLGLIAMLGLILQKKSIAEIVKGTLLAAFGMVILNAGVGMLVGSISPINAAFQSLAGTGTAQGLNDVTFTGTYGGDVGLAMFIGLILHLMIARFTPIKTIFLTGHMLWWFPFIFVAAGVEAGLRGPVLIGTSAVFSALYWSVMPWLLRKYVFAVTGDESFTLGHPTGVLSLISGFVASKVGNKKKSTEDLNIPQGLSFFREISITGALVVFIMFIVVGLVIPSSVEKGQNLFFVSVNQGLNFGAGLIIMLQGVRMLINQIVPAFKGISEKLVPNALPAFDCPIIFNYKPNAVLIGFITAMITSTILIMICNGTGVFHVMLIPLVITSFFECGAAAVIGEGQGGLRGCIIGTAVAAVVMVALVGISAVMYSGTIQNWMLIFGGNDLSLFGIIARLIDKLFAVI, encoded by the coding sequence ATGATGGATTTTATTACAACAAACATTTTGCGCAATCCTCCGGTTTTGCTCGGACTGATTGCTATGCTGGGGTTGATTCTTCAGAAAAAAAGCATTGCCGAAATAGTGAAGGGAACCCTGCTTGCGGCATTTGGCATGGTAATTTTAAACGCCGGCGTAGGAATGCTGGTTGGCTCTATTTCACCGATCAACGCGGCTTTCCAGTCTTTGGCGGGCACAGGCACAGCCCAAGGACTGAACGATGTAACCTTTACCGGGACCTATGGCGGAGATGTGGGACTCGCAATGTTTATCGGCCTCATTCTTCACCTGATGATCGCGCGCTTTACGCCGATTAAAACAATTTTCTTAACCGGCCACATGTTATGGTGGTTCCCGTTCATCTTCGTTGCGGCAGGTGTGGAAGCGGGACTGCGCGGGCCGGTTCTGATCGGTACCAGTGCTGTTTTCTCCGCACTCTATTGGTCTGTAATGCCTTGGCTGCTCAGGAAATATGTTTTTGCCGTTACCGGAGACGAATCTTTTACCTTAGGCCATCCGACCGGCGTTTTGAGCCTTATTTCCGGCTTTGTTGCCAGCAAAGTCGGAAATAAGAAAAAATCCACGGAGGATCTGAATATTCCTCAGGGACTTTCCTTTTTCCGTGAAATTTCCATTACCGGCGCATTAGTCGTTTTTATCATGTTCATCGTTGTGGGACTTGTCATTCCATCTTCGGTTGAAAAGGGCCAGAATTTATTTTTCGTATCGGTTAACCAGGGTCTTAACTTCGGCGCGGGCCTGATCATTATGCTCCAGGGCGTTCGCATGCTGATTAACCAGATTGTTCCTGCCTTCAAGGGCATTTCCGAAAAATTAGTTCCCAATGCACTGCCTGCCTTTGACTGCCCGATCATCTTCAACTACAAGCCAAATGCAGTCTTAATCGGATTTATTACGGCTATGATTACCTCTACGATTCTGATTATGATCTGCAACGGAACCGGTGTATTCCATGTTATGCTGATTCCGCTTGTTATTACTTCCTTCTTTGAGTGCGGCGCCGCGGCAGTAATCGGCGAAGGCCAGGGCGGACTGCGCGGGTGCATTATCGGCACCGCCGTCGCTGCCGTTGTCATGGTCGCGCTGGTTGGAATTTCAGCGGTGATGTACTCCGGTACCATTCAGAACTGGATGCTGATTTTCGGCGGCAATGATCTGTCCCTGTTTGGTATTATCGCAAGGCTGATCGATAAATTGTTCGCGGTGATCTAA
- a CDS encoding SIS domain-containing protein, whose amino-acid sequence MSFQYISEIRRLLDLIEEKEANAMEQAVSVLTKAILEKRSVYVFGASHAGILTQEMFYRAGGLVVINPIFGSEVMLDTSPITHTSRMERLVGYGTLLAQKAPIREGDVLIAHSVSGRNPVTIEVAMEAKKQNATVISITNLNYSKTVSSRHPSGKNLYEVSDIVIDNHGEKGDACIQIDGISQKVSPTSTVIGATILNSIVAATTQSLVNSGLKNPPIFYSANVDGGDELNRKIFEEYKDSIHYSY is encoded by the coding sequence ATGAGCTTTCAATACATTTCTGAAATCCGACGTTTGCTCGACCTGATTGAAGAAAAGGAAGCAAACGCAATGGAGCAGGCCGTATCCGTTCTGACAAAAGCGATTCTGGAAAAGCGTTCCGTCTATGTTTTCGGAGCAAGCCACGCCGGAATCCTGACACAGGAAATGTTTTACCGCGCCGGCGGACTTGTGGTAATCAATCCGATCTTCGGCAGCGAGGTGATGCTTGACACTTCCCCCATCACCCATACAAGCCGGATGGAACGCCTTGTGGGATACGGCACGCTTCTTGCACAAAAAGCGCCTATCCGTGAGGGTGATGTCCTGATCGCGCACTCCGTATCAGGAAGAAACCCCGTCACAATTGAAGTAGCGATGGAAGCAAAGAAACAAAACGCGACTGTGATTTCCATTACCAATTTGAACTATTCCAAGACGGTTTCCTCCCGTCATCCGTCGGGTAAAAATCTGTATGAAGTCAGCGATATTGTCATTGACAACCATGGAGAAAAAGGAGACGCCTGCATTCAAATCGACGGTATTTCGCAAAAGGTCAGCCCAACCTCCACGGTAATCGGCGCGACGATCCTCAATTCCATTGTCGCGGCGACTACGCAGTCACTGGTGAACAGCGGACTGAAAAATCCGCCTATTTTCTACAGTGCGAATGTAGACGGCGGAGATGAGCTGAACCGTAAAATTTTTGAGGAATACAAGGACAGCATCCATTACAGCTACTGA
- a CDS encoding nicotinate phosphoribosyltransferase, whose amino-acid sequence MKKLNRLKTNLTMLTDFYEITMANGYFTNGYQDTIVYFDMFFRHVPNDGGYAIMAGVQQVVEYLEDLSFTEEDIQYLKDCKIFNEDFIQYLADFKFACDVWAVPEGTPIFPVEPIVTVRGPVIQAQFIETMVLLSINHQSLIATKANRIVRAAQGRAVMEFGSRRAQGPDGAILGARAAFIGGCCGTACTICDRDYGVKALGTMAHSWVQLFDSELDAFRAYAKEYPSQCTLLVDTFNVLKSGIPNAIRVFNEELLPLGFRPAGIRIDSGDITYLSRKARKMLDAAGFEDCKICASNSLDEYIIRDMLMQGACVDSFGVGERLITSSSEPVFGGVYKLSGVEDAQGNVIPKIKISENVTKITTPCFKNLWRLFDRESGKAIADLITLQGEVIDDSQPYELFDPEHIWKRKIVKNFRAVELRPKLFENGKCLTKPRELNEIKEYCLQQVDTLWDEVTRFENPHQYNVDLSQKLWDEKNRLISEHSY is encoded by the coding sequence ATGAAGAAACTGAACAGATTAAAAACCAATCTGACCATGCTGACCGATTTTTATGAAATCACCATGGCAAACGGCTACTTTACAAACGGATATCAGGATACCATAGTCTATTTCGACATGTTTTTCCGACATGTGCCAAATGACGGCGGTTATGCGATTATGGCCGGTGTTCAGCAGGTCGTTGAATATCTTGAGGATTTGAGCTTTACCGAGGAAGACATTCAGTATCTGAAAGATTGTAAAATATTCAATGAAGACTTTATTCAGTATCTTGCGGACTTCAAATTCGCTTGCGATGTCTGGGCTGTTCCGGAGGGTACTCCCATTTTTCCTGTTGAGCCGATTGTCACTGTGCGCGGTCCGGTGATTCAGGCACAATTCATTGAAACCATGGTCTTGCTTTCCATCAACCACCAAAGCCTGATTGCTACAAAAGCCAATAGGATTGTCCGTGCCGCGCAGGGCAGAGCGGTTATGGAATTCGGCTCCCGCCGTGCGCAGGGTCCAGACGGAGCCATCCTTGGAGCAAGAGCCGCGTTTATCGGCGGATGCTGCGGAACGGCCTGCACGATTTGCGACCGTGACTATGGCGTTAAGGCGCTCGGCACGATGGCACACAGTTGGGTACAGCTTTTTGACAGTGAACTGGATGCTTTTCGTGCTTATGCCAAAGAATATCCGAGCCAGTGCACTCTGCTGGTTGATACGTTCAATGTTTTAAAGTCAGGCATCCCCAACGCAATACGGGTGTTCAATGAAGAACTTCTGCCGCTTGGTTTCCGCCCGGCGGGCATTCGCATTGACAGCGGCGACATTACTTATCTTTCCCGAAAAGCGAGGAAAATGCTTGATGCAGCCGGATTTGAGGACTGCAAAATCTGTGCATCGAATTCACTCGATGAGTATATTATACGCGATATGCTGATGCAAGGTGCGTGTGTGGACAGTTTTGGTGTGGGCGAACGTCTGATTACCTCTTCCAGCGAGCCTGTTTTCGGCGGCGTTTACAAACTGAGCGGGGTTGAGGACGCGCAGGGAAACGTGATCCCTAAAATTAAAATCAGCGAGAATGTGACGAAGATCACCACTCCTTGCTTCAAAAATCTCTGGAGGCTGTTTGACCGTGAAAGCGGTAAGGCCATTGCGGACCTGATCACCTTGCAAGGAGAGGTAATAGATGATTCCCAACCATATGAGCTGTTTGATCCGGAGCATATATGGAAGCGCAAAATCGTAAAGAATTTCCGTGCGGTCGAACTTCGCCCAAAACTGTTTGAAAATGGAAAATGTTTGACCAAACCGCGTGAGCTGAACGAAATTAAGGAATACTGCCTGCAGCAGGTCGACACGCTTTGGGATGAAGTGACCCGCTTTGAAAATCCTCACCAGTATAATGTGGATTTGTCGCAAAAACTTTGGGACGAAAAGAACCGTCTGATTTCCGAACATAGCTATTAA
- a CDS encoding helix-turn-helix domain-containing protein, whose product MNSVRLRKQALGTRNLVGARVEMARKNQGMKQKELLAQLQVNGVDMNASGLSKLEGQIRYVTDFELSALANILNVSVDWLLGREK is encoded by the coding sequence ATGAATTCAGTGAGATTACGCAAACAAGCACTCGGAACCCGTAATTTAGTCGGTGCGCGTGTTGAGATGGCACGCAAAAATCAGGGTATGAAGCAAAAAGAGCTGTTGGCTCAGCTTCAGGTTAACGGTGTTGATATGAACGCCTCCGGCTTATCTAAATTGGAAGGTCAAATCCGCTATGTAACAGACTTTGAACTTTCCGCTTTAGCTAATATTTTAAACGTTTCAGTTGACTGGCTTTTGGGCAGAGAAAAATAA
- the ytvI gene encoding sporulation integral membrane protein YtvI — MFNRQQLTRLKPLLVFFVGFTLIFYFFALTLKYTFPFLAGFLLALIMQPVIRQLKKRLNFKSSAAAALSTLMVFIVVFGLLFLLGYWLIYEINNLLNNITTDVGTLTTPINSLISMTGEYINKINSKYIQQNQQQILNIAQSGAGIVKTILGSVLTFLTSLPAIFTMFIVMVLSTYFFSKDMTAIKAHIMSLFSQTSVLNIRSVSLHGKNMSGRYIGSYLLIYFITFVETLIVFFALGVPYPLVLSIVTGFADILPVLGPGTIYIPLAFFYLLSGNFFKAGALLVCWLLITSIRQIIEPKLISASINIHPLTMLAAIYFALVAQNFLILIYCSALLILYKILTQIGVLPTLFEEKNTEVSVSPQSENRTENLPIKKI, encoded by the coding sequence TTGTTTAACAGGCAACAGCTCACTCGGTTAAAGCCGCTGCTGGTTTTTTTTGTGGGGTTCACTCTGATTTTTTATTTTTTCGCACTTACGTTAAAATACACGTTTCCGTTCCTGGCGGGATTTCTGCTTGCACTGATTATGCAGCCGGTCATCCGTCAGCTGAAAAAACGATTGAATTTTAAATCATCGGCTGCCGCGGCACTTTCAACACTCATGGTCTTCATTGTGGTGTTCGGCCTCCTATTTCTTCTTGGTTACTGGCTTATTTACGAAATTAACAATCTGCTGAACAACATAACAACAGATGTCGGAACCCTTACCACGCCAATCAACAGTTTAATCAGCATGACGGGCGAATACATCAACAAAATCAATTCAAAATACATTCAGCAAAATCAGCAGCAGATACTGAATATTGCCCAGTCCGGCGCAGGAATTGTAAAAACAATTCTTGGCAGCGTTCTTACTTTTTTAACGTCGCTGCCCGCAATATTCACCATGTTTATCGTAATGGTTTTATCAACATACTTTTTTTCAAAGGATATGACTGCAATCAAAGCCCATATCATGTCGCTGTTTTCCCAGACCAGCGTATTGAATATCCGCTCTGTCTCGCTTCATGGAAAAAATATGAGCGGTAGGTATATCGGCTCTTATTTATTGATTTATTTTATTACTTTTGTTGAAACGCTGATCGTTTTTTTCGCTCTGGGTGTTCCGTATCCGCTTGTACTGAGCATTGTAACCGGTTTTGCGGACATTCTGCCCGTGCTCGGCCCGGGAACCATCTACATTCCGCTGGCGTTTTTTTACCTGCTGAGCGGTAACTTTTTTAAGGCGGGCGCACTTTTGGTCTGCTGGCTGCTGATTACGTCCATCCGTCAGATCATTGAGCCGAAGTTGATTTCAGCGTCGATCAATATCCATCCGCTGACCATGCTGGCGGCGATTTATTTCGCGCTGGTCGCTCAAAATTTTTTAATTTTAATTTATTGCTCCGCCCTTCTGATTCTTTATAAAATATTGACGCAGATCGGCGTCCTCCCCACTCTGTTTGAAGAAAAAAATACCGAAGTTAGCGTCTCCCCCCAGTCGGAAAATCGCACTGAAAATCTGCCGATCAAAAAAATATGA
- a CDS encoding GntR family transcriptional regulator: MFTLDYKSRLPIYEQLYKNIRRMAAIGAVEQQEPLPSVRSLALELGVNPNTVQKAYQMLEHDGIICSVPGKGSFLSGDLSAISQQREITFEKLDEAILAAADLGITKNQIIVRVNNIMGGRGE, translated from the coding sequence GTGTTCACACTGGATTACAAAAGCCGACTGCCGATTTACGAGCAGCTTTACAAAAACATCCGGCGCATGGCTGCCATCGGCGCGGTCGAACAGCAGGAACCGTTGCCGAGCGTGCGGTCGCTGGCGCTAGAACTGGGTGTGAATCCGAATACGGTGCAAAAAGCCTATCAGATGCTTGAACATGACGGCATCATCTGTTCGGTTCCCGGGAAAGGTTCTTTCCTGTCCGGAGATCTTTCAGCAATCTCGCAGCAGCGCGAAATCACATTTGAAAAACTGGATGAGGCAATTCTGGCCGCAGCGGATCTTGGAATTACAAAGAACCAAATCATCGTAAGGGTAAATAATATTATGGGCGGAAGAGGTGAATAA
- a CDS encoding ABC transporter ATP-binding protein translates to MIEAKKLTKKFGTTTALDEISFSVGSSSVFGLVGSNGAGKSTFLRTLAGIYKPDGGDVLLDGVAPFENSDVKSNIFFISDYPYFLPQATLQEMAAFLARIYSNWSQKRFDELCALFPIDNKSKILNMSKGMQRQAAIICALATQPSCLLLDEVFDGLDPVMRQLLKRIVSGEVAQRGITVVVASHNLRELEDFCDHVGLFHKGGVIFERDLDELKLGINKVQAVFKPMPEISAFSPLDIIKTEMHGSLINLVVRGSKEEILARINELNPVFAEVLPLTLEEVFISEMEVAGYDLDNILN, encoded by the coding sequence ATGATAGAAGCGAAAAAGTTAACTAAAAAATTCGGAACGACCACCGCGCTGGATGAAATTTCTTTTTCAGTCGGCTCCAGTTCGGTGTTTGGTTTGGTCGGCTCAAACGGTGCGGGAAAATCAACGTTTTTGCGCACACTTGCGGGTATTTACAAGCCGGACGGCGGCGACGTTCTTTTAGACGGCGTCGCGCCGTTTGAAAACTCGGATGTAAAATCAAACATATTTTTCATATCGGACTATCCGTACTTTCTGCCGCAGGCCACTTTACAGGAAATGGCAGCTTTTCTTGCGCGCATTTATTCGAACTGGAGCCAGAAGCGGTTTGACGAACTTTGCGCGCTATTCCCGATTGACAATAAAAGTAAAATACTGAATATGTCAAAGGGAATGCAGCGGCAGGCGGCAATTATCTGTGCGCTTGCAACCCAGCCGAGCTGCCTGTTGCTCGATGAAGTTTTTGACGGGCTCGACCCTGTGATGCGTCAGCTTTTAAAACGCATTGTTTCCGGCGAAGTCGCCCAGCGCGGCATTACCGTTGTAGTCGCCTCCCACAATCTGCGGGAGCTTGAGGATTTTTGCGATCACGTAGGACTTTTCCACAAGGGCGGTGTCATTTTTGAACGCGACCTCGACGAACTGAAACTCGGGATCAACAAAGTACAGGCTGTATTTAAACCCATGCCGGAAATAAGCGCGTTTTCACCTCTTGATATCATCAAAACCGAAATGCACGGCTCCCTGATAAATTTAGTGGTGCGCGGCTCAAAGGAAGAAATTTTGGCCAGGATTAACGAACTGAACCCTGTTTTTGCAGAGGTTCTGCCGCTGACGCTTGAGGAAGTATTTATCAGTGAAATGGAGGTGGCCGGTTATGACCTCGACAACATCCTTAACTAG
- a CDS encoding TVP38/TMEM64 family protein, whose product MKNRTSVTRQCAYRTAQCRQTRNLKTLWEETDISNTEKNTDYKNRRKTVSIVSAAVLLALFAAATVMLWNPMIHTIQNPEQFRTWVNLHGVMGRFVFIGMMALQIVFAVIPGEPMELGAGYAFGTLEGTVLCLVGAVVGSSIIFLFTKLLGIKMVEAFVNPEKIRSLKFMKYSKNLNAIVFFAFLIPGTPKDILTYFIGLTSMKLKTFLILTSIARIPSVITSTITGNALGIQDYKNAAIVYSITAAVSLIGAVVYRRVSKHYKKENGENTANNE is encoded by the coding sequence ATGAAGAACCGGACAAGCGTTACGCGTCAATGTGCATATCGAACCGCACAATGTCGACAAACCAGAAATCTCAAAACGCTTTGGGAGGAAACAGATATTTCAAATACTGAGAAAAATACAGATTACAAAAATAGAAGAAAAACCGTCAGCATCGTTTCCGCTGCGGTTCTGCTCGCTTTATTTGCGGCGGCTACCGTCATGCTATGGAATCCGATGATCCATACCATCCAAAATCCGGAGCAGTTTCGCACATGGGTGAATCTGCACGGCGTTATGGGCAGATTCGTTTTTATCGGCATGATGGCCCTACAGATCGTATTTGCCGTGATTCCCGGCGAACCGATGGAACTCGGCGCAGGATACGCTTTCGGTACTCTGGAAGGCACGGTACTGTGTCTTGTTGGAGCAGTCGTGGGGTCATCCATTATTTTTCTGTTCACAAAGCTGCTCGGCATAAAAATGGTGGAGGCGTTTGTAAACCCGGAAAAAATACGCTCTCTGAAGTTCATGAAATACAGCAAAAACCTGAATGCAATCGTATTTTTTGCCTTTTTGATCCCGGGAACCCCAAAAGACATCCTGACGTATTTTATCGGCCTCACGTCCATGAAGCTGAAAACATTTTTGATTCTGACCAGCATCGCGCGGATTCCCTCTGTGATTACCTCTACGATTACCGGTAACGCTCTGGGGATACAGGACTATAAAAATGCCGCCATTGTCTACTCTATTACAGCGGCCGTCAGCCTGATCGGCGCTGTTGTCTACCGCAGAGTTTCCAAACATTACAAAAAAGAAAATGGTGAGAATACTGCCAATAATGAGTAA
- a CDS encoding FprA family A-type flavoprotein, producing MSAIKLKSNVYSVGVLNPALRVFDIIMESRYGTSYNAYLITGEKNVLIDTVHAPYFDEYLSNIQSVINVSKIDYLIMNHTEPDHSGSVGKLLEMNPNITIYCTVAAKMYLSAITNQNFKCVTVKQGDKLGIGGEELEFIIAPLLHWPDSMFVYMESTKTVFTCDFLGTHYCEPTMLDTTVHYPDKYSEQFEYYYKCIFGPFKPYVLAGLDKIKDLDIEMICPSHGPCLTSSIRKCRDLYREWSTPVVHKKKVVGILYASAYGCTAKLAEAAFHELQKDEMLDAKLVDVVFTPFDKVAELVNEADALMIGSCTINRDAPKIIWDMLASVDAINTKQKPVGAFGAYGWSGEAVPMMKSRLEHLKFKFIGDGFRVLFMPTEEDLAAMKVYAKVIVSNIKQ from the coding sequence ATGAGCGCAATCAAACTGAAAAGCAATGTATATTCAGTTGGCGTACTGAATCCGGCGCTTCGTGTCTTTGACATCATAATGGAGTCACGTTATGGCACCAGTTATAACGCGTATCTTATTACCGGTGAAAAGAATGTTTTAATCGACACGGTACATGCACCGTATTTTGACGAATATCTGAGTAACATTCAAAGTGTCATTAATGTTTCCAAAATTGATTACTTGATTATGAACCACACTGAGCCGGATCATTCGGGCAGCGTTGGGAAACTGCTGGAAATGAATCCGAACATCACAATTTACTGCACAGTGGCGGCAAAGATGTATCTTTCCGCCATTACAAATCAAAATTTCAAGTGCGTCACCGTAAAGCAAGGGGACAAACTTGGCATTGGCGGGGAAGAACTTGAATTTATTATAGCGCCTCTTCTTCACTGGCCAGATTCTATGTTTGTTTACATGGAGTCGACAAAAACTGTGTTTACCTGTGATTTTCTAGGCACGCATTACTGCGAGCCTACTATGCTTGACACGACTGTCCATTATCCGGACAAGTACAGTGAGCAGTTTGAATATTATTATAAGTGTATTTTCGGACCTTTCAAACCTTATGTACTGGCAGGACTGGATAAGATCAAGGACTTGGATATCGAAATGATCTGCCCAAGCCACGGCCCCTGCCTGACCAGCAGCATTCGGAAATGCAGGGATCTTTATCGCGAATGGAGTACCCCTGTCGTCCATAAAAAGAAAGTTGTGGGTATCCTTTATGCCTCTGCATATGGCTGTACCGCGAAACTTGCGGAAGCAGCCTTCCATGAACTGCAAAAAGACGAGATGCTTGACGCAAAGCTTGTAGACGTCGTCTTTACGCCGTTTGATAAAGTAGCGGAACTTGTTAATGAAGCGGATGCTTTAATGATCGGTTCCTGCACAATCAATCGCGATGCACCCAAAATCATCTGGGACATGCTTGCCAGCGTTGATGCGATCAACACAAAGCAAAAACCGGTTGGAGCGTTTGGCGCCTATGGCTGGAGCGGCGAAGCCGTTCCAATGATGAAATCCCGGCTGGAGCACTTGAAATTCAAGTTCATTGGGGACGGCTTCAGAGTTCTCTTTATGCCGACAGAAGAAGATTTAGCGGCAATGAAGGTATATGCAAAAGTAATCGTATCCAACATAAAACAGTAA
- a CDS encoding rubredoxin: MMKYVCNACGYVYDPAIGDPDNGIAPGTKFEDLPDSWTCPMCGVGKDMFSAE, from the coding sequence ATTATGAAGTATGTTTGCAACGCATGCGGCTATGTATATGACCCGGCAATAGGCGATCCGGACAATGGCATCGCACCCGGAACAAAATTTGAGGATCTGCCGGACAGCTGGACCTGCCCGATGTGCGGTGTTGGCAAGGATATGTTTTCTGCGGAATAA
- a CDS encoding DUF6514 family protein, giving the protein MRKCVGNIELCGSSLKYYVFGSRSTGFGVEITATRVEKADQVVSHDLGTVMDVAQLLQKGSVFPTNLSEIIEDIQFANNSG; this is encoded by the coding sequence ATGAGAAAATGTGTAGGGAATATTGAGTTGTGCGGCAGCAGCCTGAAATACTATGTCTTCGGCAGCCGCAGCACAGGGTTCGGGGTGGAGATCACCGCGACCCGTGTAGAAAAAGCAGATCAAGTGGTGTCACACGACCTGGGGACGGTGATGGATGTGGCGCAACTGCTGCAAAAAGGTTCGGTCTTTCCGACAAACTTAAGTGAGATAATCGAGGACATTCAATTCGCGAATAATTCCGGTTGA
- a CDS encoding phosphatase PAP2 family protein has protein sequence MDILILYYIQNHFHNGFTDFIFPLITMLGNNGFIWILIGICLVCTKKYRMYGVMLLAALMLTHIVGEVILKQIIVRPRPFAAFPGHKLLIAAPGGYSFPSGHAASAFAAAFILRKADKRFGFPALFLALLIAFSRVFLFVHYPSDILTGAILGVLCAAFIFYLFKKTENLFKI, from the coding sequence ATGGATATTTTGATTTTATACTATATTCAGAACCATTTTCACAATGGTTTCACCGATTTTATCTTTCCTCTTATCACTATGCTGGGCAATAATGGATTTATCTGGATCCTGATCGGTATTTGTCTTGTTTGTACAAAAAAATACCGCATGTATGGGGTAATGCTTCTGGCTGCGCTCATGCTGACGCATATAGTGGGAGAAGTCATTCTGAAACAGATCATTGTAAGGCCGCGCCCTTTTGCTGCCTTTCCGGGGCACAAGCTCCTCATTGCTGCGCCGGGTGGATACTCCTTCCCTTCAGGTCACGCCGCTTCAGCCTTTGCGGCAGCGTTCATTTTGCGAAAGGCAGATAAGAGATTTGGTTTTCCTGCTCTGTTTTTGGCTCTTTTGATTGCTTTTTCGCGTGTTTTTCTGTTTGTGCATTACCCGTCGGATATTCTTACAGGCGCAATACTGGGTGTATTATGCGCCGCTTTTATTTTTTATTTATTTAAAAAGACCGAAAATTTATTCAAAATTTAA